Genomic DNA from Deinococcota bacterium:
CATGGCCGTCGGCGACTCCGCGGGCGACCTGCCGATGCTCGAGGCCGTCGGCCATCCGGTGGTGATGGCGGGTGCCAGCGACGCGCTAAGGGGCAGGTACGAGGTCGTCGCCGGCGATGTCGAGCGCTGTGGGGTCGTGGGCGCGCTCGAGGCCGCTCTCAAAATCGCCACGGTCTGAGCGCGCGGGTTAGACTTGCGGCTATGGCAACCGTGACCATCTCCTCCCTCAAGGAACATATCGGCGAAGAGGTCGACGTGGCCGGCTGGCTCGTCGGCTTAAGGAGCAGCGGCAAGATCGCCTTTTTGCAGCTCCGTGACGGCTCGGGCTTCGTGCAGGGCGTGCTCGCCAAGAGCGAGGTCTCCGGAGCGACCTTCGCATTGGCTCGGGGCCTCACCCAGGAGTCGAGCCTCAGGGTGTCGGGTACGGTGCGCGCCGACGCGCGCTCGCCCGGCGGCGTCGAACTCGGCGTCAGCAGCGTCGAGCTCGTTCAGGAGCCCATCGGCGACTATCCCATCAGCCCCAAGGAGCACGGGGTGGACTTCTTGATGGAGCGCCGCCACCTCTACTTGCGCCACCGCGGCCCCTGGGCGGTCATGCGCATCCGCGACGAGCTGGAAAGAGCGGTCCACGACTTTTTCGCGGCGCAGGGCTTTATCCGCTTCGACGCGCCGCTCTTTATGCCCACCGCCGTCGAGGGCACCACCAACCTCTTCGAGGTAGATCTCTTCGGCGAGGACTCGGCCTACCTCTCGCAGTCGGGCCAGCTCTACGCCGAGGCCGGAGCGCTCGCCTTCGGCAAGGTCTACACCTTTGGGCCGACCTTCCGGGCGGAAAAGTCCAAGACCCGCAAGCACCTCTTGGAGTTCTGGATGGTCGAGCCCGAGGTGGCCTTCTTGGAGTTTGAAGGGAACATGGCGCTCCAGGAGGACTTTCTCGCCTACCTGGTGGGCCGGGTGCTCGACAGGCGCGGCGATGAGCTCGACATCTTAGAGCGCGACCCCGCCAAGCTCGAGCCCGCCGCGGCGGGCGACTTCCCCAGGCTCTCCTACGACGACGCCTTGGCGCTGCTCAAAGAGGCCGGGCAGCCGCTCGACTGGGGTGAGGACCTGGGCGCCCCCCACGAGACCATCCTCGGCGAGCGCTTCGACAGACCGGTCATCATCCATGCCTGGCCGACCGTCACCAAGGCCTTCTACATGCAGCCCTTCGCCGACGATCCCACCCGGGTCAGGTGCAACGACGTCATCGCGCCCGAGGGTTACGGCGAGCTCATCGGCGGCTCCGAACGCATCCACGACTATGACCTTTTGAAGCGGCGCATCGAGGAGCACGGCCTGCCCATAGCGGCCTTTGACTGGTATTTGGACCTGCGCAAGTACGGCTCGGTGCCGCACTCGGGCTTCGGGCTCGGGCTCGAGCGCACGCTGGCCTGGCTAACCGGCCTCCCCCACCTGCGCGAGGCGATTCCCTTTCCCAGGATGCTCACGCGGATGAGGCCGTAGAGTGGGGGTCGGGGGTCAGGGGTCGGGGTAGCGGTTATGGCCCTAGTCCAGCGCGCCCTCGAGCGCGACGTGGCCGAGCAGCGAGGGGCGGGGCTGGCCGTCCACGAGGAAGTAGACCTTGTCCGTGCCCGCGTGGAGGCGCACCGTGCGCCGGATCGAGGCCAGCAGGCGGAGTTCCTGGCTGACCGATACCTCCGGCGCCTCGGCCAGGGCGAAGTCCAGGACCACATAGCTCGCCCTGGCGCCGGTCTCGACGATGAAGACGCGCGGCGCCGCCAGGGCCTGGGGCCACAAGGGGCCGTCGGGGCTCTCCGGCCCGGCCTCCGAGAGGTAGCCGCGCAGGGCCGTCAGGACGGCCTCGAGCCGCCCCTCCGCCCCCTGGGGCAGCGCCACCTCGACGGGGACGCTGCGGGACAGGTTGTTGGAGTCGCTCACCACCAGGCTGATCTCCTCTGGCTCGGGGACCGCGGCCAGGCTCCCCTCGAGGTCGATCCGGGTGAGGGGGGTGGTAGGCCGCGGCAGGGGTATGACCAGCAGGCTGAGCAGACCCGCCGCGAAGACGAGCAGCCCCACCAGGGCCGGCGGACTCAACAGGGCGAGCGCGCGCGCGCGGCGCCGTGCCCAGGCCCTCTTCAAGGCAAGATGGCGACGACGGCCGCGGCCAAGGCGTCGGCCAACTCAGCATTTTGCGCGCTCTCGCGGCTCAGCTCGAGGAGGAGCCCCCGCCCCGCCGCCCCGCCGAGGACGTAGAGCGGCGCGCCCGTGACGCTGCCCGCCTCGAGTTCACCGCTGAGCGCCGCCGCGACGCTCGCTGCGGCGCTCTGACCAAAGGCGAGGTCGCTGGTCAGGCCTACCAGCAGGCGCCGCCGCGTTTCGCTGGTGGCGGGCGCGTCCAGGCTGGCTTCGGCGTTCTGACGGATGGCCATGCCGAGGCTCTCGAGGCTGGCCGCCTCGTCCAGGTAGTAGAGGTTGAAGCGTCCCGCCGGCAGGGTGCTCAGACTGAGCGAAAGGAAGAGGTCGGCGCCGATGCCCCGGGCGCTGCGCGCTTCGATGGGCAGGGTCGTCACCGCATCGCGGGTCAGGCTGACGGCGATCCCCTGTCGGGCGAGCAGGCTGGCCAGGCGCGTGGCCAGCTCGAGGCCGGCCGCGTCGTCCTCGGCGGCGGGCTGTGGCGCGGGGTCGAGGACGACGCGGCGCGCTCCCCTCGCGGGCTCTTGGATCTCACTGGGAAAGATGTCGATGATGACCTGCACGCCCTGTGCTTGGGGCAGCTCGAGCTTTTCGTAGCTCACGCCCTCGCCCAGGTCGAGGCGCAACTCGACGCCCTCGCCGGCGGGATAGTAGGCGGCGTCGCCAAAGCGCGTGCCGGCGAGGCGTTCGGCGCGGCCGCCAAGGCGCGCGCGCTCGAAGCGGAAGAGGACCGCGCTACC
This window encodes:
- a CDS encoding GerMN domain-containing protein; its protein translation is MKRAWARRRARALALLSPPALVGLLVFAAGLLSLLVIPLPRPTTPLTRIDLEGSLAAVPEPEEISLVVSDSNNLSRSVPVEVALPQGAEGRLEAVLTALRGYLSEAGPESPDGPLWPQALAAPRVFIVETGARASYVVLDFALAEAPEVSVSQELRLLASIRRTVRLHAGTDKVYFLVDGQPRPSLLGHVALEGALD
- the asnS gene encoding asparagine--tRNA ligase, giving the protein MATVTISSLKEHIGEEVDVAGWLVGLRSSGKIAFLQLRDGSGFVQGVLAKSEVSGATFALARGLTQESSLRVSGTVRADARSPGGVELGVSSVELVQEPIGDYPISPKEHGVDFLMERRHLYLRHRGPWAVMRIRDELERAVHDFFAAQGFIRFDAPLFMPTAVEGTTNLFEVDLFGEDSAYLSQSGQLYAEAGALAFGKVYTFGPTFRAEKSKTRKHLLEFWMVEPEVAFLEFEGNMALQEDFLAYLVGRVLDRRGDELDILERDPAKLEPAAAGDFPRLSYDDALALLKEAGQPLDWGEDLGAPHETILGERFDRPVIIHAWPTVTKAFYMQPFADDPTRVRCNDVIAPEGYGELIGGSERIHDYDLLKRRIEEHGLPIAAFDWYLDLRKYGSVPHSGFGLGLERTLAWLTGLPHLREAIPFPRMLTRMRP